In Malus sylvestris chromosome 2, drMalSylv7.2, whole genome shotgun sequence, the genomic stretch CAATTTTCTCAGCAATGGTCATGGCCACCTTTGGAGTAACAGGTTTCACAAGCTCAGATTCAACAATCATTTTCATCCCCTTGGAGAAGTCAAATCAATGATAAACTTTTTTGAGCCCCCGCGAGCAGCAAAGGAAGTCCTTGGCTTTTTCTCAGTCGAAGGCTCATTGGCaggtgagaaatttttttttttccaccttCATTGGCAGTAGGCTCTACAACAGCGATCCGATGAGCAAACACCTCCTCTTTGATCCGTTTTATCTATTCCTTCAGAGGCAGCCTGCCTCTCTCCCGATGAAGAGGACTGAGCATCAGCGCCACTCAAGGTACTCAGTAAGAACGCCCAAGGCGATATTCACTTTCTTCATATCCGTCAAAGTTCTTGGAGTTGAGCTAATTCTGAATCTACATAAAGTAAGAAGAACGATTAATAAATTGAAGTCATGGAGCAgctcaacaaaaattcaaaacaggCCAGGAATGAAGCAGGTCACTTACCATTAATAAAGACAGTCGAAACACGTAGCTCAGGAGAGGAGTCAAACTCCCACTTTCCACTTACCTCCATGGTATCTCTCGCCCACTCATGATCACCGTTGCAGGAAACATCAAACATCCTATGACAAGACCTTAGCTGCCTCATGCCTTCCTTGTGGCTAATTTCGAAGAAGTACCAAAACTCATTTATAGTAAAGCCAAGATCAAAGAACCTGCTCAAGTTTGAAAACCTCACCATCGCATGAACTGCATTCTGGGAACACTAAGTAAGCAAGCATTTCATGGAGCAGATCATTTCCTGGAAAAGATACGGCATaggaaaagtaaatcccaacacAAAGTAATACGGATGGAATTTGACAGCCTTCTTCCTAGTAGCGTCGCATTCGCATCATGGTTTATGGCCGCTATCATCCTTCACCTGCTTGACGCGAACCCCTGATAGAATTGCATGCTTGTACGTCTCAAGAAAATCTCAAAACAGCTTATCGGAATTGATCTTGACATGTGTAGCCTTGAAGTAGCCCACCTTGCCAGAAGAACCACCTTGACGATACAAAGTTGGAGGATATTCGTCACTTTTGCAATTGGAGGAAAACATCTCAAAATTTCTCCATCGTAGGCCCAAACCATAGAAGCCTAGCTACACGCTAGGCCCTATGGCTCGGACCCTTGCCACCTCTCTCTCACGCCCAGCGAGCCCAATAAGGCCTAAGGCCTCTCAACGCAACCTACCAGCACGAAAGACCCGACCCATGCcggtctctctctcccttccgaCCTCCATAGCAAGCCTGAGCCTGCTCTTCCATGCTTGGCCGTGCCAAGCTCTAACCTAGATGGGCTAGAGCCTCATGGCTTGCCTAGCTCCACGCCTCTGTGCTCCAAATTGTGGCTCCTGCCACACGTCACCTTGGCCCAATCGAGCCGAGCCCCTGGCCCACACTATTCGAGCTACATCGTTGCACCCCTTGCGTATATAGTAGCCCCATGGCACCTTTGCCACATCCTTCACGCCACCTCGGCCTTGCCGAGCCAATTTTTCAAGCCCCAAGGCTcccaaaaaattaagaagaagaaaattcaaatttttcttacattggtgcgACATGGAGAAAAAGAACAACAATGAGAGAGACTCTTTGCAAgggcaagagaagaagaaagctagGGGAGAGGGAACAAATTTCCTTTGGCTTCTCTCTTCCTTGTTGGAATGATGATtattctccaaatttatttaatcccctgcttaaggcagaattaaataggtattgggGGCAACTGGTTTCCTTTTTCTAAAAGAAGTCTATCTCCAAATCAAGAAAGGGGATCTAGTTCAAATCTGGAAATAACTCTACAAGCCCATGCAGCTTGGGATTTCTAGACCTACTGCCATTTCCTACGTGCAATCCAACAACTGTGTGGGCATTTGTGGatcctaaaataatcccaaaaattctagagtCAACACGTAgacttttgctcaagaaagacaagattgccctcattaaATGGGCATGCTCCTCATACACTCCCACGTGTAGCTCAAACTCCTGAAGGTCCTTACAACTGAATACGACTGCCCACAGTTCACCTGCCTTtagcaaggaaaagtcaaagcattaaagataaggattaattacccaaattttatctttaatatattcccaattgaagattgactctattcaagtaagtaatccctaTTTAAGTCAATTAGGGATATTTACTCCATTATCTCAATATATTAtgtcctatttaatatcttgagaatatttctccgtaaaaccttggccaataggatgccaCCAAATGTACGGTAAAACTCTAACACCATGGTTGGCCActcccctatatatatatatatatatatatatatatatcctcaATTCTACCAAATTTCGGTAAACTTTTGCTACCCttaaaagccctaaacacttaactcttttttcaaagaaactaacttaggcatcggagacCCATTGGCCTAACCCCCCCTCacctcgtgggcgcgtgaggcttaggtccttgattaaaggtgttgattgttttgcaggtgtgTTTTAGTCAAAACTAGAGACGATGAAAATTTACATCGACAGATAGTTTTCTCACCTAATCTCCTCGCGGCACCACCATCACCATTATTTTATACTGTCGCAAAATAATCTCGACTCTGAACATAGTGAGCAAGAAGGGTGAGGAAGAACGATTGGTTGGGGGTGGGGCCCACGGTGCCCTAATACAAtggtttaaattttatttttattttattttatactaaaggaattttatttttgtttttagctTGTGGCATATTATGACTTCTACGTCAGCATAAATAAGGGTCCTACGTCGTCCACATCACCACTTAACGGTCAAATTAACGCATtaattaacggatgtatgaaattgcaaTGAAATGATAACAAATGTATAAGATTGAAATGtattaaagatgttgtatgatgTTACAATTGCACTTAAACTTGAGTGtgcaaaatgtaatttacccttctGTATTACAGTTgagttttctcttttttttttggatgaaaaagaaaatattattaaagaaCAAAACATCTAGTAAAACGGTTTTCAATTGAATTTACTATTTTAATTACAATGGAATTTTCTCTTGGGTGCAATaatattaaagaaaaatgggttGTATGGTTGGAGTTTTACCTGGCTCAAACCATCTCCAAGAatgggctaaatgccaaatttcCACCTATTCCCCCCATAAACCCACTCCAACCTAAGCCAAAtctttgggctaaaagccaaatgccaaagctgggccaaatacccctcCAAATTCCCCCATGCGAGTGGACTCGCTGGAACTTGGGCTACTCTCGGCCTGCCCACATGTGTACGCGCCCCACGCACTGGGCCTGCAATGCTTTCCCTACAGGGGTGGGCCCCGCAGTTAGTTGCTTGTCGCCAGCATCATCATCCTAACTGCTATAATTGACATCCAATGGCTGGGGTTTAaggaccgttggatcaaatttcattgACATCCAACAGTCCATattcaaatttattattttagaatatgttatttttaaatacattgaatccaactgctgagattgaatataatcaaatctaaaagtaaaaaaaaaaaaaaagatctaacggcccaaatttaaatccaacggctaaaataattaaaaaaaattatttaactcaaaattcaccaaaaaactctataaatacctatgtatttgttcaaacattcacacaaaactcaattttctcctacaattcttccaatttatctttctatcatttctttccatttccaaattgttcaacatggTAAGAGAACatattagaggtcgtaattggacatGTGAGGAAGATGTTAGCCCAGggttgaaagattggtgaaagttgaaggcttgctttgtggaaaatttagtgattttcaatatttatcggaatttaaatatttttagattaaaatgttcataaaattaatttacgatagtctacatatatatatatttttaaatttaatttaagaaaaaaaaagtagctaagttcattctttaataattccgagCTAAAATTTTAGTCCAGAACGGTTGGagaaaaaaactgtttctgaactaaaagttaaattttccgggttaaaaaatttagcttttaaccTAACTATTGGAGTTGGTCCCATGTTAATTTTGTTACCCAAAAGATAACAAAACCCAACACTTTGTATCATACAGTGACAAAATTGCGTTTTATAGACACCGAAACGGCAAGACAGTTTGGTGGCACGATCCCGAAGTTTTCAATTAGGGCTTGCAGACCCCCTGATCCCATACACTAGCTACCAGCACAGCAACTTCCAGTGAGAGAGACAACGATTCGAATCGCAGCAATCGGAAAATTAGAGTTAGGGCTTTGAGAGGCCTCAGGCTTCCGATCTCCGTCGAGGTCAGAAGGAGGATTCTTGAATCAGGTAAGTAAATCTCGTTATGGCGATAAGCTGAAAATCTGAGTAAAAAAACAGGAATTTAGGGTTATTAGAGGGATTAGTGTTGTTAATTTGGGATTTGTGTTCTGTTTTAGGTTGAAGGGGGTGGGATTATGTTTGATAGATGCAGTCTCTGGCAGAGATGTGGTCCTGATAGGTAAGCAGCTCATGCCccatttctcttttttatttatttattattattcttttttttttaatttatgttttggGTTCTCTATATTTTGCAATTTTTAATACTTATCCAGCCAATTTCCAATTTTGTTCTTTGATTGTTGTTAATACCCATAGTCACTGAGAGTTGCACAATGCTTTTTGGTGTGAACCATGTAAATAATCCGACTTTTCGAGGAGTGCTGCTTGTAATTTGCCCCTAATGTTCTAGCCTTCTAGTTCTAGGTTTTCATTTTGGTTGATCATATAATTTGTATTTTGTTGATTTACAGAATAATACTGTAGATTCACATTAATTGTATCATAGGCTGTTTGTTTGTTGATCATAATCTTAAGTGTAACGGACAATATGGGTGAGCATCTGAAAGTGCAGATAGTGCATATAGATTTATTTACATAAAGATTAAGACTATTGAGGTGTGAGCCTTAACTAGTTCCCGTGTGGAAAAAATAGCCTCAACTAGATTCCTGCATTAAAAAGATCACACTCCTTACCTTATATTAGTTAGCATTCTTCAAGCCGTCAATTGACCTTTGTAGAAGAGTCGTAGCTGCAATTTTGAATCTTTTGTGCTTATATTGTACTTGCACATGTGTTACATGTTCATGAAGCTAGTATTTTGAGTAAAGTTTCTTGGACAACAATTTCCATGCATTTTCCAAGATAAATTGAGCAGATTCCCTGTGTTCACATATGAGCACAATCTTGAATTGAGACCTTTAGTGTTTAGAGTGTGGAGATATTAGCATGTTTATCTAGTTCCTATATCTAAAGTTATAGGTGTGCTAATTCCTTCAAAAGTTAGAACATGAGCAAGAAAAGTTAAACCGAGTGCATATGGTCACAGAAAATCTCATGTTTTGACTCGAGGGAACTCCCCACGACACTGTCCCGTCAGTttctgaaaacaaaacaaaacaataattgAGTAGAAATACTTTCATGGAGTCATACAAGAACTGCTTTCTAGGGACCATTAGTACTTCAGCTAAGGTGCTATGTCTATTTGATGTTCTTTCTGGGAAGAATTTGTTTTCTGTACTACCTTATCCGTGTCAATGCCTCGTAAAAGTGTCCAAATTCTGGAATATAAAACTGTAATCTAGAACAGATCCGAACATGATAGATGTTAACTTTCAAGATTTTGATTTCATTCATTCTTCTTTGTTTATTTCCCTACCTCTCACCACCCTTCTTCTTCCCGTGTttactttctcttcttcttcccgtgTTTACTTTCTCCATGTGTCAagcacaaaaattgaaaactaaaaataaaaacataaaaaacaaaTGGTTATCAACGGCCCTGAATGTCTATgtacttaatttttttaatctttatgTATGCTGGATTGAAGCACACATCATTGCTGTCACCATTTTGGGTACTACATTATTTTATCACCACCCATTAACACTTAGCCAAAGTTTGCAGGTACTGTAGTGTTGGTGCTTATTCTGAAGAAAGTCAACTTAACCACTCCTGTTGGAAGTAGCTATGCTACCCACTGGAGCAAGAGATACTCAACTTCGCGAGAGCAATAGCCAGAAGGTTCACCCACAACCCATGGAAGAGGCCATGAATCAGAATCCAGAAGCTGTGGAAGCCTTGATATCTAAGGTTTTCACGAACATCTCTTCTCTGAAATCAGCATACATTCAGCTCCAAGCTGCTCATACTCCCTATGACCCTGAAAAAATTCAAGCTGCCGATAGACTTGTAATTTCTGAGCTAAAAAACCTCTCTGAACTTAAGCATTTCTACAGGGAGAACAATCCCAGCCCAGTTTGTGTTTCTCCACAGGACTCTCGCCTAGCTGCAGAGATTCAAGAACAACAAATTCTTTTGAAAACATATGGGGTTATGGTTAAGAAATTCCAGTCTgaaattcaaaataaagatTCTGAAATCCTTCAGCTCCAGCAGCATATTGAAGAGGCAAAACAGAAGCAAGCAAAGTTAGAAAAGAATCTAAAGCTCAGAGGCATGTCTACAAAAGAATCAGAAGGTTCTACTGATGAGAATGGTTTTTTGCCTGCAGATCTAACTCCCGATCTCTTCATATCGGTTGTTGAAGCTGCATATAAAGCTATTCATGACTTTTCTAAACCGTTGATTAACATGATGAAAGCGGCTGGGTGGGACCTCGATGCTGCAGCCAATTCAATTGAACCCAGTGTTATTTATGCTAAGAGACCTCACAAGAAGTATGCCTTTGAGTCGCATATATGCCAAAGAATGTTTAGCGGCTTTCAGCAGGAAAGTTTTTCCCTTCAAGTAGACAATCTTACAGTGACTAAGGAGGGTTTCTTCCACCAATATGTTACATTACGGGACATGGATCCATTGGACGTGCTTGGCCAAAATCCAGATTCTATTTTTGGGAGATTCTGCAGGAGCAAGTACCTGGTAGTGGTTCACCCGAAAATGGAGACTTCGTTTTTTGGGAATTTAGATCAGCAAAATTATGTTATGGGTGGAGGGCATCCAAGAACTCCATTTTACCAGGCTTTCCTAAAACTAGCCAAGTCAATATGGCTTTTGCATAGGCTGGCTCATTCTTATGATGCTCGGGCTGAAGTCTTTCAGGTCAAGAGGGGGAGTGAGTTCTCAGAGGTTTATATGGACAGTGTGGTGAAGAATTTGATAATGGATGAAAACGATGAAAAGCCTAAGGTTGGTCTGATGGTTATGCCTGGTTTTTGGATTGGAGGTAGTGTGATTCAAAGTCGGGTTTATCTCTCTGGCATGAAGGTTGCTGAATGACGGGCCAGTTCACGGTGACAATCAGTGTTCATATTGGTATGCGGTGTGCTTTCATACATGTCTGTTGCTTTCATCGTTGTTTGTGTTTTCTATTTTGTATAATTGTAAGATGACGTGAGCTATTAAACACTatttcaaactctctctctcacaataTAACCTTGTTCATTGATGCATCGGAGAAGTGAAAGCAAGTTTTACACAAGTGTCAATTTTAAGGTTACTAATTTGCAGTAATTATTATGTTGTGTTTATAAAGCAAGGACTTTTATAATACAAATTTCCCCTCAACGCAAGAGCATTTAATATATTCCAAGATTGCAACCAACATAAAGGTTGGTCTTTTTGTTCATTAATTGTCCGAAAAACCACTTAAAAGCCCACCCACGTGATTGATGTGGTCATTTGAACGAGGAGATGTGAAAGCTTCCTTATTACATTATTATTCTATAATGTCTTAGCCATAATGCAAGGATTATGTTCCCTAAAGAAAGTGGTCTCGGAAACAAGTTCCAAAAGACAAGATGCAAGTATGGTCCATGAAAAAGCGGTGGAAATTTCACATTCTGTTGGGAGAAAAGTCCAGAAACAATCCATGTTTTCAGAAACAGGAACAACAATAAAGTGAAGAAagatattttgtaaattaaggttctaaaaaacgctagacgctagtcgggcggcgggtaGGGGCTTAGTGCCTAGGCAAGCGCCTAGGaagatttatgtaaatttattgtatatcttgtaaatgaGTGTCTATTtacatttataaaaaaaacatatactTGTATGGatgataaaaaaatgaaaaaagcacacaattaacaacaaaaaaaaaaaaaaaaaaaaaaaaaaaaaccaaaccgccTAGGCCAATTtttacaacattgttgtaaataaTTGTATATCTATctgaaaaggttttttttttttttttttttgtgaagtaGCAccctcattcatatatataagAGGGGCTTTCCTTCGTTGTATACACATGGAACACAACTCAGAAGAACTCATGCCTATATAGAGCAACCAAACTCCCAAAGCTTTCCAGCCCTCTTGTAAACATTTCTTGTAAACACTTTCTTttgtaatattttgtatatCAATAAAAGagcaagtgtacatattcaaacAATTCTCTAGTCTTAagtaattttttctttcttttagtgtgtttgtttaattcGACTTTTAGTCTAAAACAGGAAAATACTATTGTAATTATATTATTAGCTTGCTAAACTAACTATCATACTTTGTTCAAGCACTCTGTATAGTTGAATGTTTAccatacaaataactggacattaaTCAGGGTATCTCTTAGTTCTTAGCAGCTCTGAGTTTAGCCTTTGTGGCCTTATACTTGCATTGTGAGTGGTCACTATGCTGAAATATATTGAGTTCCATGTGCTAGGttttatgtctagttgttataatggtcatccAATTATTTAACCTGCTTGTGCCTCgaatatggtatcagagtcaagTTTAGCActttaatagtataattataatagtaaagtacctcGAGGATGGAAGTCATCAACATAATTGATATCACACACTcatttaattttgcatgaataCTGTCTATTATT encodes the following:
- the LOC126599811 gene encoding protein GRAVITROPIC IN THE LIGHT 1-like: MLPTGARDTQLRESNSQKVHPQPMEEAMNQNPEAVEALISKVFTNISSLKSAYIQLQAAHTPYDPEKIQAADRLVISELKNLSELKHFYRENNPSPVCVSPQDSRLAAEIQEQQILLKTYGVMVKKFQSEIQNKDSEILQLQQHIEEAKQKQAKLEKNLKLRGMSTKESEGSTDENGFLPADLTPDLFISVVEAAYKAIHDFSKPLINMMKAAGWDLDAAANSIEPSVIYAKRPHKKYAFESHICQRMFSGFQQESFSLQVDNLTVTKEGFFHQYVTLRDMDPLDVLGQNPDSIFGRFCRSKYLVVVHPKMETSFFGNLDQQNYVMGGGHPRTPFYQAFLKLAKSIWLLHRLAHSYDARAEVFQVKRGSEFSEVYMDSVVKNLIMDENDEKPKVGLMVMPGFWIGGSVIQSRVYLSGMKVAE